The DNA window gttactccagcactttgtgtctatcttcagtttaaaccaggatctgcagttccttcctgcacagtactaaagattgttccttctctcctcagcggAGGTGTCGGGACAGCTGTGGCCTGCGGACAATCCAGGACATGTGACAGCGCAGAATGGCTTGTGTGCACGGATTCCGTGTCACTACACTTACCCGCCGACTCTCAGCAATAAAGATCGGACGGGAATCTGGTATAACAGTGAGTGGCCGAGCAAGGATGCTTCTGTAGCCTTCCACTCCGGGAATCCCAGTCTAGAATTATCAACGTTTCGCCATCGGACCCGGCTGTCTGGAGATCTGAGAGACAAGGACTGTTCCCTGGTTATAGACAACGTCACACAGGATGACAATGGTCCCTACCTTTTCAGAGTTGAATTCCCTGACGGATGGCGTACCAACTACCTCCCTGTAACACGGCTCAATGTTATTGGTAAGTGCTCTGTATAATCACTCAACATCAGATGCTCAGCAGTGAGTGGGGAATAACATGAACTGTACACGTTccctgttcacacacacacacacacacacacacacacacacacacaccgcagcaTCAGGAGCCTCGGCTCATTTCTGACCATTACGATACCTCCAGTTTTTGCGCTATTATTAGGTTTGCATTGcccatatacactgatgagccaaaacattatgaccacctgcctaatatgctgttggtcctccgtgtgccgccaaaacagcgccgacctgccgaggcatggactctccaaGCCCCCTGAAggagtcctgtggtatctggcaccaaaacattagcagcagatccttcaagtcctgtaagatgcgaggtggagccgccgtggatcagacttgtcgatccGGCACATCcctcagatgctcaatcggattgagatctggagaatttggaggccagggcaacaccgtgaacacttcatcatgttcctcaaaccattccccaacaatgtgtgcagttttgctgggcgcattatcctgctgaaagatgccactgccatcagggaataccattgccatgaagcggtgtacctggtctgcaatgatgtgtaggtaggtgacacgtgtcaaaatgACGTCCaccatgaatggctggacccagggtttcccagcagaacattgcccagagcatcacactcccttcaccggcttgtcgtcttcccacagtgcatcaggatgccatcactgccctcgcgcatcgatgagctttgggcgcccaacaccctgttgccggtttgtggtttgtccctcctcggaccactgtaggtcggtactcgccactgctgaccgggagcaccccacaagcctggcTGTTtcgcagatgctctgacccagtcgtccggccataacaatttggcccttgtcaaagtcactcgggtctttactcctgcccatttctcctgcatccaacacgtcaacttcaagaactgactgttcacttgctgcctaatatatcccaccccttgacagatgccattgtaacaagataatcaatgttattcacttcacctgtcagtggtcataatgttttggctgatcggtgtacattgcTAACAGTGATTCCATTTACACTTCTCGTTGCCTCggtaaagcagccaatataaacaAGTACCACTCACAacccggtcattctctcttctccctactcccatcGGGCATCAGATACAAAAGCTGAAAGCACATCACACCAGATTCAGAAAAAGctccttccctgctgttatcacacACTTGGTTGCACCTCTTGTAAGCTAGGGACAAAAGACCTACcttccaatctacttcattgcagcccttgcacttttttcatctgcactttctctgtcgctGTGGCATTATATTCGGTGCcctctttattttctcttctgcACATCTTGTTTTCCTCATGAATGGTTTAATCTGCTTGCGTAGcacaaaacatagcttttcactgtatcttagtacacataacaataaaaacCAGTACTAATACTAAATGTGCATTCCTCTGGCCTTTGCAGGTTTTTCTAGCTTCTTTGTAAATTCATCTCCACCCTTGACGAAgtcatatacagcatggaaacaggcccttctgcccatctactCCATACCAAccatgttggcattctgggctagtcccaatgcccatatttggcccccaccctctgaacccttcctgtccatatgTATTCCCCACAGTAGCAAGGACCTTATTTCCCCACGTTTCTCTTAGGAACGTTATTAACCATTGGATTTATCAGTGACTGTCTtatcctaaggtagacacaaaaaggtcgagtaactcagtgggtcaggcagcatcactggagaatgtggacaggtacaaggtgttggagtaactaagctggtcagtcagcatctctggagaatgtggacaggtacaaagtgctggaataactcagcgggtcaggcagcatctctggagaatgtggacaggtacaaagtgctggagtaattcagcgggtcaggcagtatctctggagaaaaggaataggtgacattttgggtcgagacctttcagattgagagtggggagagggaaacgagaggtatagccagtgaagtagagagatatagaacaaatggatgaaagatgcgcaaaaaaagtaacggtgataaagggaacaggccattggtagctgtttattgttggaaggaactgcagatgctggtttaaagatcaatacaaaatgctggagtaactcagtgggacaggcagcatcactggatagaaggaatgggtgacgtttcggatcgagacccttcaaactgaagtcaggggtgagggagatacatagataaggaagtgtgaggtgaaaacaggacaaaggatgGAGATTGAGGAAAATGtacaacagatcattgttagctgggagaaggtaaaaacagagcaaacagagataaaatgtagtcggagataggctcgtcgaagaactgggaagggggagggatggagtgagagagaatacaagggtgacttgaagtcagagaggtcaatgttcataccactgggctgtgagctgcccaagtgaaatatgaggtgctgttcctccaatttgcgtttggcctcactctgacaatggaggaggcccaggacagaaaggtcagtatgagaagggGACAtagtgtttaacaaccgggagatcaggtaggttcaggcggactgagggaagatgttcagcgaaatgatcgaccagtctatgtttggtctccttACAGCCCTCAGTGGAGAATCCTGCCCCCATCTACCTGATCACAGGCCATCATGACATTACTGATCCCTGGCCTTTTCAACTTCCCCTGACCATTGTTCCTCCCTGTTCATGGATCATCCTTGTGAATTTCCATTTACTTGTGGGACTgggataggggtgccaactatagcactcccaaatacgagacaaggagacgtcaccgccccgcgccgctcgtgacctcactcagccagcggccatgtgctcacgctcaaccaatggcggccgcccggggcgggaggggggttgctacgcaacctccgttagggggtgcctgggcctctgggcctacactgtccaggcctgcactgttcgggcctgcactgtccaggcctgcactgtccgggcctacactgtccgggcctacactgttcctcgagcctaatacggggcaagggtagTCTTGTATGGGAaaatccaatttagcccaaaatacgggatgtcccgacgtGGCGTGGCGTGttaggggcgtggctgcgttctgcagctgcggctcaccggcagtctctctgtctttttttgtacgttttgatctatttttaactctgtatatgtggggggtggtggggggtgggggaaacctttttttccaatctcctcaacggagatgcgacctttatcgtgtcgtatctccgttcgcgctacggcctaacaccgtggagttggcggcctccagctgggatcgaccttgaagactccggtcgcagggcctggacttaccatctcggaggcttcggccgtgggccctgcaaaccgcaacatcgggagctcgcaggtccctggctggcgaccggctttcgggagctccagccgtagcagcttcgaccgccccggagcgcgaggtttgattgccccgctcgcaggaccttcatcgccctgcatggcctggccgcggcactttccatcgcccggtgggggctcaggaccttcatcggcctgctcggcttggccctgggactttccatcgcccggtgggggcttcaagagttgggagcctcgatcacctcgtggcaccacgggagaagaatgaggaggagataagacttttttttgccttccatcacagtgagggtgtgcctggagcaatcactgtgatggctgtttgtgttaaaaattgtaattgtgtgtcttgtgttctttattgtctactgccggaccctgacgtgagaggacgctggcgctatttgttcaccgcttctccgtcaggacagttcgtttgtttttatgtcttgactgtttttgtaaagcgtctttgagcacttggaaaagcgctataaaaaataaatgtttattattattattattattattattaatatgggacagttggcaacccaagactGGGATTTCGATGTGAACCGATGCATCTAATGATATTTAACTAAAAGTATCCGTTTCTCTGTGTGTTAGATTTCGCAGATAAACCCACGATATTCCCCGCTAAAATGGTGGCAGGTCAGCCTGTGAACGTGACCTGCTCCTTCAACACCACGTGTAATGGAACGACACCCAACTTAACCTGGGTCACCCCTGCTGATATACCATCGTCAGCCTCGCACAGCAAAACTCAGCGGGGTGACACGCTGACATATACTTCTGTTCTGTCCCTGACCCCAGCGCTCAAACATGACGGGCAAGACCTCACCTGCAAAGTCAGATACCCAACTGTCTCATCCAAGCAGAAACTCACACTGACTGTGCAATGTAAGTATGGAGATCGTTTATTGTGCAGGAACAGCAATCATCTATTCGCAGTGCTGGTACATaaggtcaggaccttcatcggcctgctcggctcggccctgggactttccatcgcccggtgggggcttgggttttctccgagatcttcggtttcctcccacactcgaaagacgtgaaggtttgtaggttaattggcttggtaaatgtaaaaattgtccctagtttgtgtaggatagtggataGGATATTGTGtaggatatgcggggatcgctggtcggcgcggactcggtgggctgaagggcctgtttccgcgctgt is part of the Rhinoraja longicauda isolate Sanriku21f unplaced genomic scaffold, sRhiLon1.1 Scf000705, whole genome shotgun sequence genome and encodes:
- the LOC144591212 gene encoding sialic acid-binding Ig-like lectin 13 isoform X2; this translates as MIGRSFFLLTLLQAEVSGQLWPADNPGHVTAQNGLCARIPCHYTYPPTLSNKDRTGIWYNSEWPSKDASVAFHSGNPSLELSTFRHRTRLSGDLRDKDCSLVIDNVTQDDNGPYLFRVEFPDGWRTNYLPVTRLNVIDFADKPTIFPAKMVAGQPVNVTCSFNTTCNGTTPNLTWVTPADIPSSASHSKTQRGDTLTYTSVLSLTPALKHDGQDLTCKVRYPTVSSKQKLTLTVQYAPQNLSITSPNNMNSSGVSVKEGNSAAFHCSVQSLPASNLTWRHLGVTLNTTRSSNELWMEFPQLAPRDAGVYQCVAQNEHGTTERDVTLTVELCGQDRTGKYVVAVIVLAVALGVVITAAIFWAARCRGKRESSVAHPKEQKAEDGPVESPYQELGLGERDLYSDLNLRHK